The Balneolaceae bacterium genome window below encodes:
- a CDS encoding 5-deoxy-glucuronate isomerase, which translates to MSKKNVLFKNTADQNGRNWIITPENSELESLGYARIILNAEESEVEYSNPDFESALICLAGEGEVTLNGDSHSMKPYDTLFVPPGNEGTIKTGSNFDLVECTAPSDETGSAVFVPFAELNEDEELTQDLGFDGCHRKIHRLIDKNVPAKRLLCGLIFSKEGNWTSWAPHEHAATKEEIYLYFEMPPPSFGIQLVYEDIETPEYLGPVYNNDAVVIKKGYHPNVAIPGYPINFVWIMATLDPSMERSWGDVNTQPEFVDE; encoded by the coding sequence ATGAGTAAAAAAAATGTACTGTTTAAAAACACAGCTGATCAAAATGGCAGGAACTGGATTATCACTCCGGAAAATTCTGAACTGGAGAGTCTTGGCTATGCCAGGATAATTTTAAATGCTGAAGAATCGGAAGTTGAATATAGCAATCCTGATTTTGAATCAGCTTTGATCTGTTTAGCCGGAGAAGGGGAAGTTACGCTGAATGGTGATTCCCATTCAATGAAGCCCTACGATACGCTTTTTGTACCGCCCGGAAATGAGGGAACGATTAAAACAGGCAGCAATTTTGACCTGGTGGAATGTACAGCACCATCCGATGAAACTGGCTCTGCCGTTTTCGTTCCGTTTGCTGAGCTGAATGAAGACGAAGAATTAACCCAGGATCTTGGATTTGATGGCTGTCATCGAAAAATTCATCGTTTGATTGATAAAAATGTACCTGCAAAAAGATTGTTATGTGGATTGATTTTCAGCAAGGAGGGAAACTGGACAAGTTGGGCACCGCACGAACACGCGGCGACCAAGGAGGAGATCTATTTATACTTCGAAATGCCTCCACCGTCGTTTGGAATACAGCTTGTGTATGAGGATATCGAGACCCCCGAATATCTTGGACCGGTTTATAACAATGATGCGGTTGTGATCAAAAAAGGGTATCACCCAAATGTGGCTATTCCGGGATACCCCATTAATTTTGTCTGGATTATGGCAACGCTGGATCCGTCGATGGAACGATCCTGGGGTGATGTAAATACGCAACCTGAATTTGTGGACGAATGA
- the iolD gene encoding 3D-(3,5/4)-trihydroxycyclohexane-1,2-dione acylhydrolase (decyclizing): MSKKTKLTTAQALIQFLKSQYVARDGMETPFLKGVWGIFGHGNVAGISQALHQYPQMPYYLCRNEQAMTHTSIAYAKAMNRMQTFACASSIGPGATNMITGAATATINRIPLLLLPSDFFARRNVGPVLQQLEHPLSQDISVNNAFQPVSKYWDRINRPDQLPWSMLEAMRVLTSPAETGAVTLCLPQDVQTEAHEYNTDLFEKRVWTIHRNRPDEELFRKTVSLIKQAEKPFIIAGGGVLYSEATETLKSFVDLTGIPVGETQAGKSSLPFDHPLNLGSVGATGSLASNQTASEADLVILIGTRLSDFTTSSKSQFQHPDVKFISINVNSMDAHKLSALSLIGDAKVTLEMLEDAMSGYEINSSYRSTINERKQQWTEEIHRVTHLETDDQLQQPNVIGIVNKAAGEDSVVICAAGSLPGDLHKLWKAYQPGGYHLEYGYSTMGYEIAGGLGVKMAKPDKRVIVMVGDGSYQMLSSELITAIQEGIKITVVLLDNHGYGSIGSLSESVGSQGFGTNYRFRDEDSEQLEGEYLPLDFVKNAESYGVGVHTAKSYKQLDHALKKSFKAEKTQVIVVSVDKEQKVPGYNSWWDVPVAEVAETESAKKSRKEYEKERQRQRDYFKQTK; this comes from the coding sequence ATGAGCAAAAAAACAAAATTAACGACTGCCCAGGCACTCATTCAGTTTTTAAAGAGTCAATATGTAGCGCGAGATGGAATGGAAACACCATTTTTGAAAGGTGTATGGGGAATTTTTGGCCATGGAAACGTAGCTGGTATTTCCCAGGCACTGCATCAATATCCACAGATGCCGTATTACTTGTGCAGAAATGAGCAGGCGATGACTCACACCAGTATTGCCTATGCCAAGGCGATGAATCGTATGCAGACTTTTGCCTGTGCATCTTCCATAGGTCCGGGGGCTACAAACATGATCACCGGTGCGGCTACGGCCACCATCAACAGGATACCATTGTTGCTCCTGCCAAGTGATTTTTTTGCACGCCGAAATGTAGGTCCTGTGCTACAGCAGCTTGAGCATCCGCTAAGCCAGGATATTTCTGTCAATAATGCGTTCCAACCTGTCTCGAAGTATTGGGACCGCATCAACCGTCCGGATCAACTTCCTTGGTCAATGTTGGAAGCAATGCGTGTATTAACTTCACCTGCAGAAACCGGTGCTGTGACGTTGTGCTTGCCGCAGGATGTACAGACTGAAGCGCATGAATACAACACCGATCTGTTTGAAAAACGAGTGTGGACAATCCACCGCAATCGACCGGATGAGGAATTATTCAGAAAAACAGTTTCACTAATTAAACAAGCTGAAAAACCGTTTATCATTGCAGGTGGAGGAGTTTTGTATAGCGAAGCAACAGAGACTCTCAAGTCTTTTGTGGATTTGACTGGAATCCCTGTTGGAGAGACTCAGGCTGGTAAAAGCAGCCTTCCGTTTGATCATCCGCTCAATCTTGGATCGGTAGGTGCTACAGGTAGTTTAGCCTCGAACCAAACAGCATCTGAGGCTGATTTGGTGATCCTGATTGGAACTCGTCTAAGTGATTTTACGACCTCATCAAAAAGTCAGTTCCAGCACCCGGATGTTAAATTTATCAGCATCAATGTGAACTCTATGGATGCACATAAACTCTCGGCCTTATCACTTATCGGAGATGCAAAAGTAACCCTTGAGATGCTGGAAGATGCCATGAGTGGCTATGAGATCAACTCATCATACCGTTCAACGATTAACGAAAGAAAACAGCAGTGGACCGAAGAGATCCATCGTGTGACCCACCTTGAAACGGATGATCAATTGCAGCAGCCGAATGTTATTGGAATTGTCAATAAAGCAGCTGGAGAAGATTCTGTAGTGATCTGTGCAGCAGGAAGTCTGCCGGGAGATCTTCATAAACTTTGGAAGGCCTATCAGCCTGGAGGATATCACCTTGAATATGGATATTCTACAATGGGATATGAGATAGCCGGGGGACTCGGAGTAAAGATGGCCAAGCCAGACAAGAGAGTTATTGTAATGGTGGGCGATGGATCCTACCAGATGCTTTCATCGGAATTGATAACGGCAATTCAGGAAGGCATTAAAATTACCGTGGTGCTTTTGGATAATCATGGATATGGAAGTATCGGATCCCTATCTGAATCGGTAGGATCACAGGGATTTGGTACCAATTACCGATTCAGGGATGAAGATTCCGAACAGCTGGAAGGGGAGTACCTGCCGCTGGATTTTGTGAAAAATGCAGAGAGCTATGGAGTTGGTGTTCACACTGCGAAGAGTTACAAGCAATTAGACCATGCTCTGAAGAAGTCATTCAAAGCGGAGAAAACGCAGGTGATTGTGGTTTCCGTGGACAAAGAGCAGAAAGTGCCCGGTTATAACTCTTGGTGGGATGTACCGGTGGCTGAAGTCGCAGAAACGGAGTCTGCTAAAAAATCCAGAAAGGAATATGAAAAAGAACGACAACGTCAGCGGGATTATTTTAAGCAAACGAAATGA
- a CDS encoding solute:sodium symporter family transporter, producing the protein MWILTSFVGFTLFVAIYSWYKLRGENLYTSDGYFLGGRSLSAGVIAGSMMLTNISSEHLIGMNGSAYKNGMIIISWETTATIGLIFGALYLVPRYLKMGLSTIPKFLELRFDRATRSLAAVLLVFSFVFTLLPIVLYTGAINFEGIFEISEVLDVTHQQSIWILVVTIGVIGALYSILGGLKAVAVADTVNGIGLIIGGLLIPILALWEIGNGNLLSGVDTVYTHAPEKFSIVGAPDSVLPFSAIFTGLVINQIYFWSMHQSIIQRALGAKDLASAQKGLLLTGLFKLLVPVIIALPGVIGFYYFGDTLYENQDFIYPMMIHEVLPVFFIGIFAAVFMGAVLSTFNSVINSAATIYTIDIYKIYINKDASEKRMVTVGTLVSTIVAVFAIFVAPFMAYAPEGIYQLLQTLNGLFFVPLGTAIIAGFFLKSISAAGVKVALIIGMVFYGITELAVDIGIHFVHVWGIMFVGMIIIMYIVSYFYPVEEEFKITDVEVVDISEWKYAKGVSIFLILVTIGIYILLWGPPN; encoded by the coding sequence ATGTGGATACTTACTTCCTTCGTGGGATTTACCTTATTCGTGGCTATTTATTCCTGGTATAAGTTACGGGGTGAAAACTTATATACTTCTGACGGCTATTTCCTGGGAGGCAGATCACTCAGTGCCGGGGTGATTGCCGGTTCTATGATGCTGACAAATATCTCCTCCGAGCATCTTATAGGGATGAACGGTTCGGCCTATAAAAACGGCATGATTATTATAAGTTGGGAAACAACGGCCACTATAGGATTGATTTTCGGGGCGCTCTACCTGGTACCCCGTTATTTAAAAATGGGACTTTCAACCATCCCGAAATTTCTTGAGCTACGATTTGATCGGGCGACCAGAAGCCTGGCTGCAGTCTTATTGGTATTTTCTTTCGTGTTTACACTTCTGCCGATTGTCTTATATACGGGGGCTATTAATTTTGAAGGGATTTTCGAGATATCCGAGGTCTTAGACGTAACCCATCAGCAAAGTATCTGGATTCTCGTAGTTACCATTGGAGTTATCGGCGCATTATATTCTATACTTGGTGGTTTAAAGGCTGTAGCCGTAGCGGATACCGTGAATGGTATCGGCTTGATTATAGGCGGATTATTGATACCCATTCTGGCTCTTTGGGAAATTGGTAATGGTAATTTACTAAGTGGAGTTGACACGGTTTATACCCATGCCCCAGAAAAATTTAGTATCGTTGGAGCTCCTGATTCTGTACTTCCCTTTAGTGCAATATTTACCGGTCTTGTGATCAATCAGATATATTTTTGGAGTATGCATCAATCTATTATACAACGTGCGCTGGGTGCCAAAGATTTAGCTTCTGCACAAAAGGGATTATTACTTACAGGGCTTTTCAAGCTCCTTGTTCCCGTTATTATCGCATTACCGGGCGTAATTGGTTTTTACTATTTCGGGGATACCTTATATGAAAATCAGGATTTTATTTATCCTATGATGATTCATGAAGTGCTGCCGGTATTTTTTATTGGCATCTTTGCAGCGGTTTTTATGGGAGCTGTTTTGAGTACCTTTAATAGTGTTATAAATAGTGCCGCCACAATTTATACCATAGATATCTATAAAATATATATCAATAAAGATGCAAGTGAGAAGAGGATGGTAACCGTGGGTACATTGGTTTCTACAATTGTTGCAGTATTTGCAATTTTTGTGGCCCCGTTTATGGCCTATGCACCAGAAGGGATTTATCAATTACTTCAAACTCTGAACGGCTTATTTTTTGTACCACTGGGTACGGCAATTATTGCCGGTTTTTTCTTGAAAAGTATCTCGGCTGCCGGCGTCAAAGTTGCACTGATTATAGGTATGGTTTTTTATGGAATTACAGAATTAGCCGTAGATATTGGAATTCATTTTGTTCATGTATGGGGGATTATGTTCGTTGGAATGATCATAATTATGTATATCGTATCATATTTTTATCCGGTCGAAGAAGAATTCAAGATTACCGATGTTGAAGTGGTTGACATTAGTGAATGGAAATATGCAAAAGGCGTGTCTATTTTTCTCATTTTAGTAACCATCGGAATCTACATCCTATTGTGGGGTCCGCCAAATTGA
- the iolC gene encoding 5-dehydro-2-deoxygluconokinase — MTDEPSYDLLCMGRSCIDLYSNDIGAPFEQITEFSAFVGGCPTNISTAARRLGVKSSLFTGVGEDPVGDFILNFLDNEDIDRRYTVRKPGRRSSAVILGIEPPDKFPLVYYRDNCADIALTIEDVQNIPIEKFKALLISGTGLSKEPSRTATIYAAEVAAEHDVAVFLDIDFRADQWPDIQTFGSAVRSVLSSVDYLIGTSTEIKAAAYKGTGKAQIEHSQVNESRVEADLLESIQTLLQKGPKRLFQKAGTDGCYIYEHGNNEKIHVPGFPVEVVNTLGAGDGFAGGLFYGFLNNWDWYKTVRFANACGAYLVTQHGCANFMPTQENIQSFIKEHGGL; from the coding sequence ATGACTGACGAACCATCATACGATCTTCTTTGCATGGGTAGAAGCTGTATCGATCTCTACTCAAATGACATTGGTGCACCATTCGAGCAGATCACGGAGTTTTCTGCGTTTGTTGGCGGATGTCCGACCAATATTAGTACCGCGGCTCGAAGGCTGGGGGTCAAGTCCTCACTTTTTACCGGTGTGGGAGAAGATCCTGTTGGCGATTTTATCCTGAACTTCCTTGATAATGAAGATATAGACCGTCGATATACCGTTCGCAAACCAGGACGTCGGAGCAGCGCAGTTATCTTAGGGATTGAACCGCCGGATAAATTTCCACTGGTTTATTACCGGGATAATTGTGCCGATATTGCACTGACAATTGAAGATGTACAGAACATTCCTATTGAAAAATTCAAAGCTCTGTTAATCAGCGGAACAGGGTTAAGCAAAGAACCCTCCCGAACCGCTACCATATATGCGGCAGAGGTTGCAGCTGAACATGATGTAGCTGTATTTCTGGATATTGATTTTCGGGCTGATCAGTGGCCGGATATTCAAACCTTTGGATCAGCCGTTCGCTCGGTATTGTCTTCGGTAGATTACTTGATTGGAACTTCTACCGAAATTAAAGCAGCCGCTTACAAAGGAACCGGTAAAGCGCAGATTGAGCACTCGCAAGTGAATGAATCCAGGGTAGAAGCCGATCTGCTTGAAAGTATACAAACACTGCTACAGAAAGGTCCCAAACGGCTGTTTCAGAAAGCGGGAACTGATGGATGCTATATTTATGAACATGGAAATAATGAGAAAATCCATGTCCCCGGATTCCCCGTAGAAGTAGTGAACACCCTTGGAGCCGGGGACGGATTTGCCGGAGGACTATTTTATGGCTTTTTAAATAACTGGGATTGGTATAAAACAGTTCGATTTGCAAATGCCTGCGGAGCCTACCTGGTTACCCAGCACGGATGTGCCAATTTTATGCCGACCCAGGAAAACATACAATCATTTATAAAAGAACATGGCGGACTATGA
- a CDS encoding sulfatase encodes MENFMILMNWSKNILLGVFIGLSIIFSTVEEITAQETPNIVILLLDDVGYGDLSSYGHPEIKTPNMDSLGEQGIRFTSFVTGMWCIPSRTQLLTGRYMPRIEFGGETGSDGKGGLPDSEVTLAEGLKKAGYVTGMAGKWHLGYMEDKFLPPNQGFDEWFGLPYSNDYRKPWVQTEEPLALYRDTNIVEYPLNQKTLTKRYTEKAVKFINDNSGSDQPFFYYLAYNMAHLPIYTTEEFHGSSEAGLYGDVMAELDWSVGEVLRALKENNIDDNTIVFLASDNGPWLNLPERMLAEGVRPWHQGTTGLLRGAKHTSYEGGNRVPAIIRWPSKIPAKQVKSELVGMPDIYRTLMEVGGAVLPSHALDGYDIMPFLIGTENKSPRKEYAYFRGNLEAMRIGDWKLRLASGKPELFNLKLDPSELYNRVNEDHKIAVSIYQRMLELTEEVGVEVSESNIKVYE; translated from the coding sequence TTGGAAAATTTCATGATTTTAATGAATTGGTCAAAGAATATTTTATTGGGTGTTTTTATAGGGCTATCAATTATATTCAGCACAGTTGAAGAGATAACTGCTCAAGAAACTCCAAATATTGTAATATTACTTTTGGATGATGTAGGGTATGGAGATTTGAGCAGTTATGGACATCCAGAGATAAAAACACCTAATATGGATAGTTTGGGTGAACAAGGTATTCGATTTACTTCTTTTGTTACAGGAATGTGGTGTATACCTTCAAGGACTCAACTTCTTACAGGCCGTTATATGCCACGGATTGAGTTTGGAGGGGAAACCGGATCTGACGGAAAAGGAGGCCTTCCTGATAGTGAGGTTACACTTGCCGAAGGTCTTAAGAAAGCAGGTTATGTTACGGGTATGGCCGGTAAATGGCACCTCGGCTACATGGAGGACAAATTTTTACCCCCAAATCAAGGATTCGATGAATGGTTTGGCCTTCCTTATTCAAATGATTATCGAAAACCATGGGTTCAAACAGAAGAACCATTGGCGTTATATCGCGATACAAATATTGTTGAATATCCATTGAATCAAAAGACACTTACAAAAAGGTATACAGAAAAAGCTGTTAAATTTATAAATGATAATAGTGGTTCTGATCAACCTTTCTTCTATTATTTAGCCTATAACATGGCGCATCTTCCAATATATACTACAGAAGAATTTCATGGATCTTCAGAGGCTGGTTTATATGGAGATGTAATGGCAGAGTTAGACTGGAGTGTAGGTGAAGTACTTCGGGCGTTAAAAGAAAATAACATTGATGACAATACCATCGTTTTTTTAGCATCTGATAATGGGCCCTGGTTAAATTTACCGGAAAGAATGTTAGCAGAAGGTGTACGTCCTTGGCATCAAGGGACCACCGGGCTCCTCCGCGGTGCAAAACATACAAGTTATGAAGGAGGAAACCGTGTGCCTGCTATAATTCGATGGCCATCTAAAATACCCGCAAAGCAGGTTAAAAGTGAACTTGTAGGTATGCCAGATATTTATCGGACACTTATGGAGGTTGGAGGTGCAGTACTACCTTCTCACGCACTTGATGGATATGATATAATGCCGTTTCTGATAGGTACAGAAAACAAATCTCCTCGAAAAGAATATGCATATTTCCGTGGTAATTTAGAAGCGATGAGAATTGGAGACTGGAAATTGAGATTAGCCAGTGGGAAGCCAGAACTATTTAACCTGAAACTCGATCCTTCAGAGCTTTACAATCGAGTCAATGAAGATCACAAAATTGCCGTTAGCATATATCAAAGAATGCTTGAACTTACCGAGGAAGTAGGAGTGGAAGTTTCTGAATCCAACATTAAAGTTTACGAATAG
- a CDS encoding CehA/McbA family metallohydrolase → MSKYKIQSAFIFFTILASIFGESKEKDSIKQSFESIQTIEIKGVVYPEDQHTYRLEPFFVPEGIGAIEIDFDYTGKNEFSEMEIGLFDPNGFRGTSRFSKRSFYVSEIRATASYFPGPIINGEWNISLGFPTIQKQSDYKIKIRLIPENHPEFTGPSEVSLNESKKWYSGDFHTHTGHSDGFGCEDMDRNRAPCQVYQVVEAAKKNGLDFLSITDHNTVSHHQDMKVIQPIFSDLLLIRGQEVTTFYGHTNVYGTSIPIDFRIGYKGRTFEEIQREVEKTGAMLSINHPGRETGPSCTGCGWSAEHTNYDKLETIEIVNGTNIENDIAGIPFWHKLLNKGFKITGIGGSDDHSAGFGNSKPGIPTTVVYANSLSEKSILESVKKGEVYLRTRGPNGPEVLFQAILKGKTWSMGDTINLKDLKDQPLEILVQYSHSSKQQVEFIFNGEIINLDTKDKYDNDHIYTLLGELSNPSKGWLRFNLRDNKGITVVSNPIYLK, encoded by the coding sequence ATGAGTAAGTACAAAATCCAATCTGCCTTCATTTTTTTTACAATACTCGCTTCTATTTTTGGGGAATCCAAAGAAAAAGATTCAATAAAGCAATCATTTGAAAGCATACAAACTATTGAAATAAAAGGAGTAGTATATCCCGAGGATCAGCATACCTATCGTCTTGAACCATTTTTCGTACCTGAGGGAATTGGTGCTATAGAAATAGATTTTGATTATACCGGTAAGAATGAATTTTCAGAAATGGAAATTGGTCTATTTGATCCCAATGGATTTCGTGGTACAAGCAGATTTTCAAAACGGTCATTTTATGTGAGTGAAATCCGGGCAACGGCATCATATTTTCCTGGTCCAATTATAAATGGTGAATGGAACATTTCACTTGGATTTCCAACCATCCAAAAGCAATCTGATTATAAAATCAAAATTCGATTGATACCCGAGAATCACCCTGAATTTACAGGCCCTTCAGAAGTGTCGTTAAATGAAAGTAAAAAATGGTATAGCGGTGATTTTCATACACATACAGGTCATAGTGATGGCTTTGGATGTGAGGATATGGATAGAAATCGAGCGCCTTGTCAAGTTTACCAGGTTGTGGAAGCTGCTAAGAAGAATGGGCTTGATTTTCTATCGATAACAGATCACAACACTGTAAGCCATCATCAGGATATGAAAGTTATTCAGCCAATATTTTCAGATCTACTACTTATTAGAGGCCAGGAAGTAACGACTTTTTATGGACATACAAATGTATATGGAACAAGCATACCAATAGATTTTCGGATAGGATATAAAGGCCGAACCTTCGAAGAGATCCAAAGAGAAGTCGAAAAAACCGGTGCAATGCTATCAATAAATCACCCTGGACGTGAAACCGGCCCCAGTTGTACGGGTTGTGGATGGAGTGCAGAACATACGAATTACGATAAACTTGAAACTATTGAGATAGTAAACGGAACAAATATAGAAAATGATATTGCAGGAATTCCATTTTGGCACAAGTTATTAAATAAGGGTTTTAAAATTACAGGCATAGGCGGTAGCGACGATCACTCAGCCGGATTTGGAAATTCTAAACCGGGAATTCCAACAACTGTGGTTTATGCGAATTCGTTGTCAGAGAAGTCGATTTTGGAGTCAGTAAAAAAAGGTGAAGTATATTTAAGAACCAGAGGCCCAAATGGACCGGAAGTTTTATTTCAGGCTATTTTGAAAGGCAAAACTTGGTCGATGGGTGATACAATAAATTTAAAAGATCTAAAAGATCAACCGCTTGAAATTCTGGTGCAGTACTCGCATTCTTCAAAACAGCAAGTGGAATTTATTTTTAACGGTGAAATCATCAATCTGGATACCAAGGATAAATATGATAACGATCACATATATACTTTACTTGGTGAACTCTCAAATCCAAGTAAAGGTTGGTTACGGTTTAATTTACGTGATAATAAAGGAATTACAGTAGTTTCTAATCCTATCTACTTAAAATGA
- a CDS encoding Gfo/Idh/MocA family oxidoreductase: protein MNSKINIGIVGLGRLGSLYAEYLSYQIPRANVLAVVDADEEKATGTAVDFGIKHWFTDYRDMLELDELQAVVVASPTSTHKDIVIDSAERGLMIFCEKPLSISLEEAIEMKEAVEKKAVFFHMGFMRRFDSGYAAAKKRIINGEIGDPIVFKATSRDPERPSLEFADPKKSGGLFLDMGIHDFDLARWFMGDVSEVYSIGNRLKYPEMESINEIDNAITNVTFESGTLGSVDMSRSGIYGYDIKTEILGTEGTIQVGYLRETPIYVMKKNAITHDTVPFFMERFEKSYITQLKDFVDKAVAEEEPSITIQDGERALLVGHAARSSFEEKQPVVINNSEMEFESKFETKEKMVN, encoded by the coding sequence ATGAACTCAAAAATCAATATAGGAATTGTCGGGTTGGGGCGACTCGGGAGTCTATATGCTGAATATCTGTCTTATCAAATACCGCGAGCAAATGTTCTGGCAGTAGTGGATGCAGATGAGGAAAAAGCCACGGGAACTGCCGTTGATTTTGGTATTAAACATTGGTTTACCGATTATAGAGATATGCTTGAACTGGATGAACTCCAGGCGGTTGTAGTTGCAAGTCCCACAAGTACGCACAAAGATATTGTCATTGATTCAGCCGAAAGGGGGTTGATGATTTTCTGCGAAAAACCTCTCTCTATCTCCCTTGAGGAAGCAATCGAAATGAAGGAGGCTGTTGAAAAGAAAGCCGTATTTTTCCACATGGGATTTATGCGTCGGTTCGACAGCGGATATGCAGCGGCTAAAAAACGTATAATAAATGGTGAAATTGGTGATCCGATTGTTTTTAAAGCTACATCACGTGACCCGGAACGACCCAGCCTGGAGTTTGCCGATCCAAAGAAAAGCGGCGGGCTCTTTCTTGATATGGGAATTCATGACTTTGATTTGGCCCGGTGGTTTATGGGGGATGTTTCTGAGGTTTACAGCATTGGAAATCGGTTGAAATATCCCGAGATGGAATCGATCAACGAAATAGATAACGCCATCACAAATGTTACTTTTGAATCAGGTACTCTTGGATCTGTTGATATGAGCCGAAGTGGTATCTATGGCTATGATATAAAAACAGAAATTTTGGGGACCGAGGGTACCATTCAGGTTGGGTATCTGCGAGAAACACCTATTTATGTGATGAAGAAAAATGCCATCACGCATGATACGGTACCATTCTTCATGGAGCGATTTGAAAAGTCATATATTACACAGTTGAAAGATTTTGTAGATAAAGCAGTGGCAGAGGAGGAACCGTCCATAACTATTCAGGATGGGGAGCGTGCTTTGCTGGTTGGTCATGCCGCCAGATCTTCCTTTGAAGAGAAGCAACCGGTAGTTATCAACAATTCAGAAATGGAATTCGAATCGAAATTTGAAACCAAAGAAAAAATGGTGAATTGA